Genomic segment of Primulina tabacum isolate GXHZ01 chromosome 11, ASM2559414v2, whole genome shotgun sequence:
ATATGTCCCTTGTATTTGCCTAATGGTAGGATGGTCAATTCGGATGTTGATTCGAAAGTGGAGTCATCATTTAATAAATTGTTAGACAGAGTTTGTAAGCTTAGGCGGGGTATAGTGGAGGAGGTAAGGAACGTAGACATATCATTGAGGACAGCTTTAGAGGCATTCAAACATGTGTACAGAGTTGCTGAGGAGCCGTTGGAACGGATGTTATTGGATTGGCATCTAGCCAATTTAGAGTATGCTAATGCCACTTTGATGTCAAACTTGTCCATAGCATTTTGGGATCAAGATGATCCATATGAAATGGGTAGCGATCATGTTTTATTCCAGGAGGTAATGGGAGGCTCGTTGGTGCTCTGTCAGAGGACCTTCCTATCTTTTATGATTGTGCAGTGGAAAGTATTAGATATGGAAGTGATGGGGTTCTAGTTTACGCCGGAGGACAAGAATTTCGTAGTGATGTGGTGCTTTGCACAGTTCCTCTAGGAGTGCTCGAGAAGGAGGCAATTTAGTTTGTACCAGAGCTTCCTCAACGGAAGAAAGATGCAATTGAGAGATTAGGATTTGGGTTGTTAAACAAGGTTGCCATTTTGTTCCCATATGATTTTTGGGGCGGAGAAATCCATACCTTTGGGCATTTGACAGATGGTCCAAAAATGCGATGAGAGTTCTTTCTTTTTTATAGTTATTCTTCAGTGGCTGGCGGGCCACTTCTTGTTGCCCTTGTTGCTGGGGAGGCCGCAGTCATGTTTGAAAAGATGTCTCCAGTGGAATCAGTAGGCAGGGTTTTGGAGATTTTGAAAGGTATTTTCAGCCCAAAAGGAATTGCAGTTCCAGCTCCAGTTCAGGCCATATGCACCTGCTGGGGTCAGGATCAGTGCTCTTATGGATCATATTCTTATGTAGCAATTGGCGCTTCTGGAGACGATTATGATATTCTTGCAGAGAACGTTGCTGATTGAGTTTTCTTCGCTGGAGAAGCCACAAATAGGCAATATCCAGCCACAATGCATGGTGCTTTTCTTAGTGGGATGAGAGAAGTTGCACATATCATGAGAGTCGCTCGGAGAAGATCAATCCATCCATATGAAATAATGACAAGTGGTCTTCAAAACAATGATGTGGATATATTGTTCGAGACCTCTGACCTCACATTTGGTAGCTTTTCTGTTCTGTATGATCCGCAGTTGACAGATTCAGAATCAAATGCCTTGTTACGAGTTGATTTCAGGAACGAAAAATCGGAGTCTGGTGTCATGCATCTGTATGGCTTGATTCAAAGAAAGCAGGCAGTGGAACTGAATAAGATTGAAGAAGATGCAAGGAGGATCGAGATGTTAACCGGCCATTTTCGGGTTAGATTGGTTGGGAAAAAAAGTTTATGCAAGAATGCGGAGACCCTCGTCAGGCAAATCAAATCAGCTTCTAGATAGATTTCAAATTAACTGAAGTCTAAAGAACTACAAGAATTTGATTATTGATTATGTATTCTACTATTCTTCAAGCAAACAGAGACAAAGCTGTTTGATTAGTTAGTATTCACAAATTCTAGGAATTAACTGTATTCTTCAAGCAATTGACTCGTTATCCTTGGTTCAATTCGATGAGTAAAAATTATTTAGGCACACAAACAATTGGCTTAATTGGTGTATTTTAGCCAAATATAGAATAGACTTGTTAATAATTTTTACTCATCAATCAATCATCCAAAatgaaattatataatatatataaactaTTTAATAAGTTGAAacgaaccgaaccgaaccgtaatgttggaattttttttatctttttaccATAGTCTTATTGGGCTGCTGTTCTATCGAAGCCCAATTTTGAAATAGGCCCATATAACAACCCATTCACTATCATGCATGGAGCACGTGTTGTATTAGTAAGTTTCGTTTTTATTGCTTTAGTCGGTCTATTTTGAAATAAAAGTGATTTTCTAAATTTTGATTCAATTATAATTTGAGAAGTACTTTTCTTTCACCCTAATTATCGaatgaaatttttatatttgtttttttatcgGTAATAATTCTTGATTCAGAGACGTGGTGTAGATAATGTTTTATGGTCTATTTTGTTCGAAGATAAATTTGAAGTAATCCTCAAATTACTTGACCCATGCATGGTAACTTAGTAACAAATCAAACTTCGTATTTCTCTCGACGTCTTAAAAAAGAGCACCTGATTCTTTGTACCAAAAGATAGGCAGTGAGTTCAACACTAAGCGTATATTGAGTAATTTGTCAAAGATAAAGTTGTGCATAAGAATTAGAATCCCAATCACATATATAGCACTTGGGAAATTTTGAGACCAGAAATCTAACTTTATGAATAAGAAAAATGAGGGCGCACCAATCTTCCCAAAAGCAAATCCATGCATCTTTGTAATATTTATGTCTCCGTGTAATGAAAGGTGTTCCGACTAGCATTTTAAGGATCAAGAAACTCAGAAGATAAGATGATAAACATGCATACTGCGGTCTGTTTCCGATCGAATGCGATTACAAACAAGATACAAAAACTACAAAAAAAATGAAGCTAAACCCAGATTTCACTCATTTGTCAACTGTTAAAACTTCACCAGAATATTTCACTTTCGAAAAAGAATCTAAAAGGGGTCTCCACTCTCCACTCCATAGATGCAAATCCTGCAGGATATTTTTGATTTGTGCCCATAATATTGCTCTATTGAAGTCATTTGCTCCAAAGAGTGAAATAAGGCCTCTACATAAGTTTGATATATATGCTAGTGGCCTAGTGCAAAACAATCATTCTGATATGCTAGTGCAAAACAACTATTCTGTTGCAGAATTACCAGTACAAGCTAGGTACTTCAATTAGTCATGCAAGAATCTGATATTTACGATAAACCTTGACAATTTACATGGTAAAAATATGGCATCCGATTCTTCCGAGCCGTATTAAAAGATCGGTAGCAATTTAAAGAGATAAAAGCTAATGAGCCAGAGGATCACAGCCTTCATCGAAGTAATATGCCATCAAAAACATCCATTTTCAACTCCTGATAAGAAAGAAATAGAATCCTCATTCTGCCTATAATGATAGTTACAATATGTGTACCCCGATTTTGGAATTCAAACAACATGAAAGCAGGGACCTGAATGAAAGAATAATGGGATAATGAAAAGTAAGGTGAAACTTCATGCCATTAAAGGACCCACTACCTGTATAGTGGGTATAAAGTTCGTGTTCAGAATAAAGACTTTAATTTATAACCAGTTAACCATATTAGTTAGTTTCTATAAAACTAGGTGCTTATACTTAGTTCCATCAGAAGATTTTCTACACAAAATGTCTTAAAACTTCCTTGAGTTATATCCACCTCGGTATATAAAACTCACCTGATAGTTGATCATTTCACTTTGCAAACAGTGAAGATGGAGATAATTTGGTCACCAAGTACTTCAGACAACCAATTCTATGAATGTCAAAGAACCTTTGACAGTTGGTAATGACCAAAGCAGAGTTTTTTCACAGGCAAGCAAAGATTTGAGAGCAGAGTAAGCTAGTAGCATGACTGAAATGAAGGGAAACCCCTTGAGCTGTATGAGGAAACATAGAAAATATATAAGAACTGAGAGTTTGGATATTTCAGAGGCTACCTCGAGGCAACCTCCGAGAGGGAAGCGTGCGTTCCTATGTGGAGTCAGCTACAAGAACCAGAAATACGAGCTCCGGGGAGCCACACAGGacctgaaaaacatgaaaagttTACTAGTTGAGCAATTCAAATTTCCCACTGATTCCATCCTCATTCTTGCAGGTAATACTGTTCTTTACCCAGGAATAAGCATATTCATACAGCAAACACACTTTTAAATGAACGTTTTTTGGTAATACACAAATAATTCTGAGGAACAGTAAATATTGTTGAAAAATGTCGATAGATGTGGAGAATGATAATCTACACAAGGAAACTAAGCATGTATTTACCTTGGAAGTTGCAGCATAAAGTTGATTGATTTTGCTTCAGTGAACTCAGTTACACAGGGGTTTCGGTTCTCCCTTAGATTAGGTTTCTTCTCTTGAAACTAAGCCAATAATGAAACAAATTTTACAGAAGATGAGTCCCACTGTTCTCCAACAAGGAAGAATATTGAAATGGCCTTCAAGTGGCTGATGAGGGGCATTCAACATGGGGACTCATTGGTATTCTACTTCTCGGGGCACGGCTTACGACAACGTGATCTCCATGGTGATGAGATTGATGGGTTTGATGAAACAATATGCCCTCTCGACTTTAAAACTAAAGGAATGATTCTCGATAACTACATCAACGACACAATCATTAAACCACTGATATCAGGTGTCACACTTCATGCTATTGTTGATTCTTGTCACAGTGGAACTGTTCTTGACTTACCACATGCTTACGATATACACAAGTAAGTACATTCTCAAATTCCAGGCTCcgtctttgaataaatcaatgcattgaagagatgcaaaatgttaaaatgtttgagtGAGAGATAGAAAAGCGACAGACTTGCCAAAGATTTATTGGATTCTTTTAGCATTGATTCAATTCATTTCTAGTTACCCATGAATATTTATCAGGAGCAAATGGGAGGTAGGCCATCATCCATCGGTTGATGGTAAGGGTACAATGGGTGGAAGGGCTATTTGCTTTAGTGCCTGCGAGGATCACCAACTAGCTGCAGACACATCAGTTGAGGATTTTCCCACTTATCTCTCCCTTTCTTGTCGTTTGTAGGAGTGAATAGGCATAAAACATTTCATAAATTTCAAGCATAAGCAGAAGATAATGATAAAGAATTAGTCTGGTGTAGAAAGTAAGAAACTTCTCTTGCAGGCCCTCTCATCAGAAAAAGAAATGTCAGGTGCCATGACATCCACATTTATAAAAGCAATAAAAGAAGCAGTCACAAAGAACAAACAATTAACCTATCAAGAGATACTTGATTCTATGAACAAGTCCCTCAAACAACCTGATATAACTGGAGGGCTCGGAGCTAGAATACGGAGAGTTTTCGAACGGAAGATCTCGCAGGTTCTTTCTATATCCTTTATAAACATGCAGCTTTAGCAATTTACGTAGGCAACAAATTTGAGGCAATACGAAGTCAGCTTTGGAATTTGAAGTATAGACATAGGTATCCAGATTGGATAAAATTGTGAACTTTCGAGTGGAACATAATCGGGGCCGCTCCAAATTGGAAAGTTTCATATTATTAACTTATAATTTACTTACACAACATCAGAGTAAACTCAAAATACACCAAAGTTTTCATAGTGATCTTTGCACTTACTGTGAAAAGGACTAAGTTGAGAAAACTTTTCAGGATCCACTGTTATCATCATCTGAAGTGTTTGACACCAACACAGAGTTCACGATCTAATAATGCAGAGTTCGCTGAAACATTGTAATGGCCAGTAGAGGAAGGCCGGTGGAGGTCCTTCGTCCCTCTTCTCTAACTCTAGGACCTCTAAGGTATCAATAAATTATGTTTTTGTATTTCAGTGATATGAAAAGAACCAaaagaaatataatgattttaaGCAGGTCTAAGATAATTTTAATTGCCAGAATGGGATTTAACCCATGTGATCCTTTAATTTGCACGATGAGTATCAAGAAAATCAACATCAGCTTCATCGTAATTAAGTAAGATTAATGGTCGGGCAATGGCTTAAGTTTGGGGTCTCAATATTGTATAATTATTCTTAATAAATTGTAATGCAGTTAGATTTCATGAGAGATGCCTTATTACAGTGGCTAATTGCCATATTCTACAGAAGTTCCTATGAAGACCATCGGGGAATCTAAATTAAAGAATAAAGAAAATACTAGGATTATACAACAatgaataaatataaaaataattacaatGTGGATACATCGTTAAGGAGAACTCCAGAAGAGATACTTGGTTTGATGGGATGAACTGGGAACAGGATTAGCAACAAGAAATGACTTTAAATGCTTTGCGAATTGCTTAGGTTTCTCAATGTTCACAGCATGTCCTGCGTTCTTTATTATTACCAATCTCGCTTTCTCTCCTATGTGCCTGCAAATTATTGAAcaaactaattaaaatattaggCATTTGATGTGTTATTTCAAAATCTCTGCtgcaaaattatattatatcgaTTTTTTCAAAGCCCTTATGGGTGCATATAGAAATCCAATGGTATGACACAAACTtcttaataattttaattaatttattttttttgtaaaaccaTATCTTATTATTTGTCAGCGTATTGAAAACCGAATACAATACATATTACAAAAGATTGGTCAAGTAGCAGAATGTGTTTGGCTTACATTTGTAGACGGTGTGACAATTCAACTGGAAAGATCTTGTCTTGCTCTCCCCATATAATCAATGTGGGCTGCACAATCTTAGGAATATTAGAAAGCTGCCTCTCTTTGATCAAAGCTTGGATCAGTTCCTTCTTC
This window contains:
- the LOC142518645 gene encoding metacaspase-1-like; the protein is MTEMKGNPLSCMRKHRKYIRTESLDISEATSRQPPRGKRAFLCGVSYKNQKYELRGATQDLKNMKSLLVEQFKFPTDSILILAEDESHCSPTRKNIEMAFKWLMRGIQHGDSLVFYFSGHGLRQRDLHGDEIDGFDETICPLDFKTKGMILDNYINDTIIKPLISGVTLHAIVDSCHSGTVLDLPHAYDIHKSKWEVGHHPSVDGKGTMGGRAICFSACEDHQLAADTSALSSEKEMSGAMTSTFIKAIKEAVTKNKQLTYQEILDSMNKSLKQPDITGGLGARIRRVFERKISQDPLLSSSEVFDTNTEFTI